Proteins from one Amycolatopsis benzoatilytica AK 16/65 genomic window:
- a CDS encoding 3-hydroxyacyl-CoA dehydrogenase NAD-binding domain-containing protein, whose amino-acid sequence MTESKTIRWDKDADGIVTLTLDDPDQSANTMNSAFRASLAATVDRLEAEKDDITGVVLTSAKKTFFAGGDLRDLIQAQPEHAAEITASSTAMKGQMRRLEQLGKPVVSAINGAALGGGLELALATHHRIAADAKGSQIGLPEVTLGLLPGGGGVVRTVRLLGIQSALLNVLLQGQRMKPRKALELGLVHEVVDTVEELVPAAKAWIKANPEGGVQPWDVKGYKIPGGTPSNPSFAANLPAFPANLRKQLKGAPMPAPRAILAAAIEGAQVDFDTAILVETRYFVSLAIGQVSKNMTKAFFFDLQTINSGGSRPDGFEKFTAKKVGVLGAGMMGAAIAYVSAKAGIDVVLKDVSQEAADRGKGYAAKLEEKALSRGKTTQEKSDALLARIKPTADPADFAGVDFVIEAVFESVELKHKVFGEIENIVNADAVLGSNTSTLPITTLAEGVQRTEDFIGIHFFSPVDKMPLVEIICGEKTSPATLAKVFDYTLQIRKTPIVVNDSRGFFTSRVIGTFINEAVAALGEGVEPASIEQAGSQAGYPAPPLQLMDELTLTLPRKIRAETRAAVEAAGGTWTAHASEAVIDTMLDKYDRKGRSTGAGFYEYDENGKRTGLWPGLRDAFGSGTAEVPFEDLKERMLFAEALETVKCFDEGVLTSVADANIGSIFGIGFPAWTGGVIQYINQYAGGLQGFVDRARELAARYGSHFEPPQSLVEKAAKGEIYE is encoded by the coding sequence ATGACCGAGAGCAAGACCATCCGCTGGGACAAGGACGCGGACGGCATCGTCACGCTGACCCTGGACGACCCGGACCAGTCCGCCAACACGATGAACTCGGCCTTCCGCGCATCGCTCGCGGCGACCGTGGACCGGCTCGAAGCGGAGAAGGACGACATCACCGGTGTCGTGCTGACCTCGGCGAAGAAGACCTTCTTCGCCGGCGGCGACCTGCGCGACCTGATCCAGGCCCAGCCGGAGCACGCGGCCGAGATCACCGCGTCCAGCACCGCGATGAAGGGCCAGATGCGCCGGCTCGAGCAGCTGGGCAAGCCGGTCGTGTCGGCGATCAACGGCGCCGCGCTCGGCGGCGGCCTCGAACTCGCGCTGGCGACCCACCACCGCATCGCGGCCGACGCCAAGGGCAGCCAGATCGGTCTGCCCGAGGTCACCCTGGGCCTGCTGCCCGGCGGTGGCGGCGTGGTCCGCACCGTGCGGCTGCTGGGCATCCAGAGCGCGCTGCTGAACGTGCTGCTGCAGGGCCAGCGGATGAAGCCGCGCAAGGCGCTGGAGCTGGGCCTGGTGCACGAGGTGGTGGACACCGTCGAGGAGCTGGTGCCCGCCGCGAAGGCGTGGATCAAGGCCAACCCCGAGGGCGGCGTGCAGCCGTGGGACGTCAAGGGCTACAAGATCCCGGGCGGCACCCCGTCGAACCCGAGTTTCGCGGCGAACCTGCCCGCGTTCCCGGCGAACCTGCGCAAGCAGCTCAAGGGTGCCCCGATGCCCGCGCCGCGCGCGATTCTCGCGGCCGCGATCGAGGGTGCGCAGGTGGACTTCGACACCGCGATCCTGGTCGAGACGCGCTACTTCGTGAGCCTGGCCATCGGACAGGTTTCGAAGAACATGACCAAGGCGTTCTTCTTCGACCTGCAGACGATCAACTCCGGCGGTTCGCGTCCGGACGGGTTCGAGAAGTTCACCGCCAAGAAGGTCGGCGTGCTCGGGGCCGGGATGATGGGCGCCGCGATCGCCTACGTGTCCGCGAAGGCGGGCATCGACGTGGTGCTGAAGGACGTCTCGCAGGAGGCGGCCGATCGCGGCAAGGGCTACGCGGCCAAGCTGGAGGAGAAGGCTCTCTCGCGCGGCAAGACCACGCAGGAGAAGTCGGACGCGCTGCTGGCCCGGATCAAGCCGACCGCTGACCCGGCCGATTTCGCGGGCGTCGACTTCGTGATCGAGGCCGTGTTCGAGAGCGTCGAGCTGAAGCACAAGGTGTTCGGCGAGATCGAGAACATCGTCAACGCGGACGCGGTGCTGGGCTCCAACACCTCGACGCTGCCGATCACCACGCTCGCCGAGGGCGTCCAGCGCACCGAGGACTTCATCGGGATCCACTTCTTCTCGCCGGTCGACAAGATGCCGCTGGTCGAGATCATCTGCGGCGAGAAGACCTCGCCGGCCACGCTGGCCAAGGTCTTCGACTACACGCTGCAGATCCGCAAGACCCCGATCGTCGTCAACGACAGCCGCGGCTTCTTCACCTCGCGGGTCATCGGCACCTTCATCAACGAGGCCGTGGCCGCGCTGGGCGAGGGCGTCGAGCCGGCGTCGATCGAGCAGGCGGGTTCGCAGGCCGGTTACCCGGCCCCGCCGCTGCAGCTGATGGACGAGCTGACCCTGACGCTGCCGCGCAAGATCCGCGCCGAAACGCGCGCCGCGGTCGAGGCCGCGGGCGGAACTTGGACCGCGCACGCGTCCGAGGCCGTCATCGACACGATGCTGGACAAGTACGACCGCAAGGGCCGGTCCACCGGGGCGGGCTTCTACGAGTACGACGAGAACGGCAAGCGCACCGGTCTGTGGCCAGGCCTGCGCGACGCTTTTGGTTCCGGTACGGCGGAAGTGCCGTTCGAGGACCTCAAGGAGCGGATGCTCTTCGCCGAGGCGCTGGAAACCGTGAAGTGCTTCGACGAGGGCGTGCTGACCTCGGTCGCGGACGCGAACATCGGGTCGATCTTCGGCATCGGGTTCCCGGCGTGGACCGGTGGCGTGATCCAGTACATCAACCAGTACGCGGGCGGTCTGCAGGGCTTTGTGGACCGGGCACGGGAGCTGGCGGCCCGGTACGGCAGCCACTTCGAGCCGCCGCAGTCGCTGGTGGAGAAGGCCGCCAAGGGCGAGATCTACGAGTAA
- a CDS encoding acetyl-CoA C-acetyltransferase produces the protein MSSEAYIYEALRTPRGKNKGGALHGTKPVDLVVGLIQELKVRHPNLDPKAIDDIVLGVVSPVGEQGADIARTAALVAGLPETVAGVQLNRFCASGLEATNIAAQKVRSGWDQLIIAGGVESMSRVPMGSDGGALFMDPATAYDHYIAPQGIGADLIATMEGFSREDVDAFAVRSQDKAEAAWSGGYFAKSVVPVKDMNGVTILDHDEHRRPGSTVEGLGKLKPAFTMIGEMGGFDAVALQKYHQVEKIDHVHTGGNSSGIVDGSAIVLVGSEQAGKTFGLTPRARIVATASIGSEPTIMLTGPTPATEKVLKTAGLTPDDIDLWELNEAFASVVLKWQKDLNIPDEKLNVNGGAIAMGHPLGATGAMLVGTVVDELERRQARRALVTLCIGGGMGVATIIERV, from the coding sequence GTGAGTAGCGAGGCCTACATCTACGAGGCGTTGCGCACGCCCCGGGGCAAGAACAAGGGCGGTGCCCTGCACGGCACCAAGCCGGTCGACCTGGTGGTCGGCCTCATCCAGGAACTGAAGGTCCGCCACCCGAACCTCGACCCGAAGGCGATCGACGACATCGTGCTCGGCGTCGTATCCCCGGTGGGCGAGCAGGGCGCGGACATCGCGCGTACCGCGGCGCTGGTGGCCGGTCTGCCGGAGACCGTCGCGGGCGTGCAGCTCAACCGGTTCTGCGCGTCCGGGCTGGAGGCCACGAACATCGCGGCGCAGAAGGTCCGCTCCGGCTGGGACCAGCTGATCATCGCGGGCGGCGTCGAGTCGATGTCGCGGGTGCCGATGGGTTCGGACGGCGGCGCGCTGTTCATGGACCCGGCCACCGCCTACGACCACTACATCGCCCCGCAGGGCATCGGCGCGGACCTGATCGCGACGATGGAGGGCTTCTCCCGCGAGGACGTCGACGCGTTCGCGGTCCGCTCCCAGGACAAGGCCGAGGCGGCCTGGTCCGGCGGCTACTTCGCGAAGTCCGTGGTGCCGGTGAAGGACATGAACGGCGTCACCATCCTGGACCACGACGAGCACCGCCGCCCGGGGTCCACGGTGGAGGGGCTGGGCAAGCTCAAGCCTGCCTTCACGATGATCGGCGAGATGGGCGGCTTCGACGCCGTCGCGCTCCAGAAGTACCATCAGGTCGAGAAGATCGACCACGTGCACACCGGCGGCAACTCCTCGGGCATCGTCGACGGTTCGGCGATCGTGCTGGTCGGCAGCGAGCAGGCGGGCAAGACCTTCGGCCTCACGCCGCGGGCGCGCATCGTCGCCACCGCCTCGATCGGCTCGGAGCCGACCATCATGCTGACCGGTCCTACGCCGGCCACCGAAAAGGTGCTGAAGACCGCCGGGCTGACCCCGGACGACATCGACCTGTGGGAGCTCAACGAGGCGTTCGCGTCCGTCGTGCTGAAGTGGCAGAAGGACCTGAACATCCCGGACGAGAAGCTGAACGTCAACGGCGGCGCGATCGCGATGGGCCACCCGCTCGGCGCCACCGGCGCGATGCTGGTCGGCACCGTGGTCGACGAGCTGGAACGCCGCCAGGCGCGCCGTGCCCTGGTGACCCTGTGCATCGGCGGCGGCATGGGCGTCGCGACCATCATCGAGCGGGTGTGA
- a CDS encoding ABC transporter substrate-binding protein: protein MDQTTAPATEPLAFAGADRLVKLVGALYQRPRIGDRPRDLRDDGEWRSGYHRERTGRRGLPMVCLVGDAREGVLEELSVRLQNAKPAGSVRSVRLSLADSPDTDAPGDATTASVEAVRDILWRVRNALVHSGRTRESRLRFPLFTLVDQLMARKFPDDDTDPERTLLRELQENGLLTRFRSALDNVSRELVPQHPTWRFPLLLLRWLTIVTFRIAVTGRVPGLSGRYRWFLRQPHLAPEMSGSFVRFALRLTDGEWQKESPEFVARLLVNAFLEDLRRDYLLRPWQFWRRHRMTYPVLLLDEVSTANGGYRLLELINDVRNQVGLFDPLLVVSASQAPPPDAAPSVDRPKYHAGESASAYRVWQNMLSADRRARRPTAWYLPIGLDAPQTETEKAEVRKRVLALGDSYERSGGRMPLWATRWLRAGLPALLLVSVAGVGGLRYSDFRDSHCGTSSQWLTWVEADKECIGVSDGSYPLFSPADPEGTIHQVEGTIAVQNQQAADLHAQQPDRPYITLVDLEALTSSNGTPEGLTAERESLEGFAVAQSRQLDATATAEPIMRVLIANGGKGMRHGADVAKTLLDLAKQDPTLVGVVGLDMSSEPTSETIRALGDAGIPVVAATLSADQLADQNPIYFQVAPQNRREAAVAASFFAQRPGPRAVRVYYSDDATDYYSLNLRDDLLKSFGEKHFAVEARAFVPDEGQVDRPAHQHYGDREVGNASAAGRDTCSYDGIAFFAGRGVPDFGAFLAGAAQCGSAATLIGDDDVSRYVADTVARERNRALPYYYLALASQPVTTAKGPARDFYATLNAKFDFERTVRGRSFDGHAALSYDAALVMITATAYLRETSSKVPVTPGAVWREITAIHTSRPDVNQTNKYIEGASGAIDYGGDIGRHVPQEKPVAVLQVQGGEVVPALQGFCGKTIVRQSDQWCPADS, encoded by the coding sequence ATGGACCAAACCACCGCCCCCGCGACGGAGCCGCTTGCGTTCGCGGGTGCGGACCGGCTTGTCAAACTCGTCGGCGCGCTTTACCAGCGCCCCCGGATCGGCGATCGGCCGCGGGACTTGCGCGACGACGGCGAATGGCGTTCCGGCTATCACCGCGAGCGGACTGGGCGGCGCGGGCTGCCGATGGTCTGTCTGGTCGGCGATGCGCGCGAAGGGGTGCTCGAGGAGCTCTCCGTCCGGCTGCAGAACGCCAAACCGGCCGGCAGCGTGCGATCGGTCCGCCTGTCCCTCGCGGACAGTCCGGACACCGACGCGCCGGGAGACGCCACGACCGCGAGCGTCGAGGCGGTCCGGGACATTCTCTGGCGCGTCCGCAACGCACTCGTGCACAGCGGGCGCACCCGGGAAAGCCGCTTGCGCTTCCCGCTGTTCACGCTGGTCGACCAGCTCATGGCACGCAAGTTCCCCGACGACGACACCGATCCCGAGCGCACCCTGCTGCGCGAGCTGCAGGAAAACGGCCTGCTGACCCGGTTCCGCTCTGCGCTGGACAACGTCAGCCGAGAGCTGGTGCCACAGCATCCGACCTGGCGGTTTCCGCTGTTGCTTTTGCGGTGGCTGACGATCGTCACCTTCCGGATCGCGGTCACCGGGCGCGTGCCGGGGCTTTCCGGGCGGTACCGGTGGTTCCTCCGCCAGCCGCATCTCGCGCCTGAGATGTCCGGCAGTTTCGTGCGGTTCGCGTTGCGGCTCACCGACGGCGAGTGGCAGAAGGAATCGCCGGAGTTCGTCGCGCGGCTGCTGGTCAACGCGTTCCTGGAAGACTTGCGGCGCGACTACCTGCTGCGTCCCTGGCAGTTCTGGCGCCGGCACCGGATGACCTATCCGGTGCTGCTGCTCGACGAGGTCAGCACCGCCAACGGCGGCTACCGGCTGCTGGAGCTGATCAACGACGTCCGCAACCAGGTCGGACTCTTCGATCCGCTGCTGGTGGTCAGCGCGAGCCAGGCGCCGCCGCCGGACGCGGCGCCGAGCGTGGACCGGCCGAAGTACCACGCGGGCGAGTCCGCCAGCGCGTACCGGGTGTGGCAGAACATGCTCAGCGCGGACCGGCGCGCTCGCCGCCCGACCGCCTGGTACCTGCCGATCGGCCTCGACGCTCCGCAGACCGAGACCGAGAAAGCCGAGGTGCGCAAACGGGTTCTGGCGCTCGGCGACAGCTACGAGCGCTCCGGCGGCCGGATGCCGCTGTGGGCGACGCGCTGGCTGCGGGCCGGGCTGCCCGCGCTGTTGCTCGTCTCGGTCGCCGGAGTCGGCGGGCTGCGCTACTCCGATTTCCGGGACAGCCATTGCGGCACGTCCAGCCAGTGGTTGACCTGGGTCGAGGCCGACAAGGAGTGCATCGGCGTCTCCGACGGCAGCTACCCGCTGTTCAGCCCGGCTGATCCGGAAGGAACGATCCACCAGGTCGAAGGCACGATCGCGGTGCAGAACCAGCAAGCCGCGGACCTGCACGCACAGCAGCCGGACCGGCCCTACATCACGCTGGTCGACCTGGAAGCGCTGACCTCGTCCAACGGCACGCCGGAAGGGCTCACCGCGGAACGGGAGTCGCTGGAAGGGTTCGCCGTAGCGCAGTCGCGGCAGCTCGACGCGACCGCGACGGCCGAACCGATCATGCGGGTGCTGATCGCCAACGGCGGCAAGGGGATGCGGCACGGCGCCGACGTCGCGAAGACCCTGCTCGACCTGGCGAAGCAGGACCCGACGCTGGTCGGCGTGGTCGGTCTCGACATGAGCAGCGAGCCGACCTCGGAGACGATCCGCGCGCTCGGCGACGCCGGCATCCCGGTGGTCGCCGCGACGCTCAGCGCCGATCAGCTCGCCGACCAGAATCCGATCTACTTCCAGGTCGCGCCGCAGAACCGGCGCGAGGCCGCGGTGGCCGCCTCGTTCTTCGCGCAACGGCCGGGCCCGCGCGCCGTTCGCGTCTACTACTCCGACGACGCCACCGACTACTACAGCTTGAACCTCCGCGACGATCTGCTGAAGTCGTTTGGCGAGAAGCATTTCGCCGTCGAAGCGCGCGCGTTCGTTCCAGACGAGGGACAGGTGGACCGTCCCGCGCACCAGCACTACGGCGACCGCGAGGTCGGCAACGCGAGCGCCGCTGGCCGCGACACTTGTTCCTACGACGGAATCGCTTTCTTCGCCGGCCGCGGAGTCCCGGACTTCGGCGCGTTCCTTGCCGGTGCGGCGCAATGCGGGAGCGCCGCGACCCTCATCGGGGACGATGACGTCTCCCGTTATGTCGCGGATACCGTTGCGCGAGAACGTAATCGGGCGCTGCCGTACTACTACCTCGCGCTGGCGAGCCAACCGGTCACCACCGCGAAGGGACCCGCCCGGGACTTCTACGCGACGCTCAACGCCAAGTTCGACTTCGAGCGCACCGTGAGAGGCCGGTCCTTCGACGGCCATGCCGCGTTGTCGTACGACGCCGCCTTGGTGATGATCACCGCCACCGCATACCTGCGGGAGACGTCGTCGAAGGTCCCCGTGACGCCGGGCGCCGTCTGGCGCGAGATCACCGCGATCCACACGTCGCGCCCGGACGTCAACCAGACCAACAAGTACATCGAAGGAGCCAGCGGCGCGATCGACTACGGCGGCGACATCGGCCGGCACGTCCCGCAGGAAAAACCGGTGGCGGTCCTTCAGGTCCAAGGCGGCGAGGTAGTGCCCGCCCTGCAGGGGTTCTGCGGCAAGACGATCGTCCGGCAGTCGGACCAGTGGTGTCCGGCGGACAGTTGA
- a CDS encoding DUF3761 domain-containing protein: MLRKWGFALAAGVLVAGCGAVPAGDRSPAVPNSTTTQYSPGAPTTSSTAPETATPDTSPALSSQDAPSTTTPVVPSPPTQAADPAACGSGYYRNSSGNCVHDPSSNPSGATALCEDGSYSYSQHRSGTCSRHGGVRQWL; this comes from the coding sequence ATGCTGCGGAAATGGGGCTTTGCACTGGCCGCGGGCGTGCTGGTGGCCGGATGCGGCGCGGTGCCCGCCGGGGACCGGTCGCCGGCGGTGCCGAACAGTACGACGACCCAGTACTCACCGGGCGCTCCGACGACCTCGAGCACCGCGCCGGAAACCGCCACCCCGGACACCAGTCCCGCGCTGAGCAGCCAGGACGCGCCATCGACCACGACGCCGGTCGTTCCCTCCCCGCCGACGCAGGCTGCCGACCCGGCTGCCTGCGGTTCCGGCTACTACCGCAACTCCTCCGGTAACTGCGTCCACGACCCGTCCTCGAATCCGTCCGGTGCGACCGCGCTCTGCGAGGACGGCAGCTACAGCTACAGCCAGCACCGATCCGGCACCTGCTCGCGCCACGGCGGCGTGCGGCAATGGCTCTGA